The following proteins come from a genomic window of Chelonia mydas isolate rCheMyd1 chromosome 15, rCheMyd1.pri.v2, whole genome shotgun sequence:
- the LOC114018244 gene encoding translation initiation factor IF-2 isoform X2, translating into MPGKGTSQSRAAIPAIASDSDTAAKTQSPAPHPGPPKTERGALHCHGKTTLPGREARPAPCEERAKGCWGCPIRSRAHRGPKFRACTRLAAALSSSPGDLPAGLRPRGAEQDTSRGWAIVSPQGSSGSRGEVPGQEDKGGGGVAVPSGARRRPLLPTPGRTPADGRSSARLPGKRQAAPQHSPARIALPGYSPTTVTSPARCKSALMESSGLCTFMLFFPISKFEESASRWNLIQYMGQLTGLEPVSEMDCITARRNGLFTHHSSHPAGHSSLFLCSQVCSAVTVQG; encoded by the exons ATGCCAGGAAAGGGCACTTCTCAAAGCAGGGCTGCAATTCCCGCAATTGCATCAGACAGTGACACAGCGGCCAAAACTCAGTCCCCAGCCCCGCATCCCGGCCCGCCAAAGACCGAGCGGGGAGCACTGCACTGCCATGGAAAAACAACGCTTCCCGGCAGGGAGGCACGTCCAGCTCCCTGCGAAGAAAGAGCCAAGGGCTGCTGGGGCTGTCCGATAAGGAGCCGCGCACACCGGGGGCCAAAGTTCAGGGCATGCACACGACTCGCAGCTGCTCTTTCAAGCAGCCCAGGAGACCTGCCAGCAGGACTGAGACCCCGGGGTGCCGAGCAAGACACCTCGAGGGGCTGGGCGATTGTCAGCCCCCAAGGCAGCAGCGGCAGCAGAGGGGAAGTCCCGGGTCAGGAGGataaggggggcgggggtgttgctGTCCCATCAGGTGCACGCAGGCGGCcgctgctccccacccccgggCGGACCCCGGCGGACGGTCGCTCCAGCGCGCGGCTCCCGGGCAAGCGgcaggcagccccccagcactcacctgcCAGGATCGCCTTGCCGGG GTACTCTCCAACAACTGTAACCAGCCCTGCTAGATGCAAGTCAGCTCTCATGGAGTCCAGTGGTCTGTGCACCTTCATGTTGTTCTTTCCCATCAGCAAGTTTGAGGAGTCAGCCAGCAGATGGAATCTAATTCAGTACATGGGACAATTGACTG GGCTGGAGCCAGTCTCAGAGATGGACTGCATCACGGCTAGGAGAAACGGGCTCTTCACTCATCACTCCTCTCATCCAGCTGGGCACAGTAGTTTGTTTCTATGCAGCCAGGTGTGCAGTGCAGTGACTGTTCA GGGTTAA
- the LOC114018244 gene encoding translation initiation factor IF-2 isoform X1, translated as MPGKGTSQSRAAIPAIASDSDTAAKTQSPAPHPGPPKTERGALHCHGKTTLPGREARPAPCEERAKGCWGCPIRSRAHRGPKFRACTRLAAALSSSPGDLPAGLRPRGAEQDTSRGWAIVSPQGSSGSRGEVPGQEDKGGGGVAVPSGARRRPLLPTPGRTPADGRSSARLPGKRQAAPQHSPARIALPGYSPTTVTSPARCKSALMESSGLCTFMLFFPISKFEESASRWNLIQYMGQLTGLEPVSEMDCITARRNGLFTHHSSHPAGHSSLFLCSQGLIKLPGTKTAAGYQSEDSGISSTEWELKTARAD; from the exons ATGCCAGGAAAGGGCACTTCTCAAAGCAGGGCTGCAATTCCCGCAATTGCATCAGACAGTGACACAGCGGCCAAAACTCAGTCCCCAGCCCCGCATCCCGGCCCGCCAAAGACCGAGCGGGGAGCACTGCACTGCCATGGAAAAACAACGCTTCCCGGCAGGGAGGCACGTCCAGCTCCCTGCGAAGAAAGAGCCAAGGGCTGCTGGGGCTGTCCGATAAGGAGCCGCGCACACCGGGGGCCAAAGTTCAGGGCATGCACACGACTCGCAGCTGCTCTTTCAAGCAGCCCAGGAGACCTGCCAGCAGGACTGAGACCCCGGGGTGCCGAGCAAGACACCTCGAGGGGCTGGGCGATTGTCAGCCCCCAAGGCAGCAGCGGCAGCAGAGGGGAAGTCCCGGGTCAGGAGGataaggggggcgggggtgttgctGTCCCATCAGGTGCACGCAGGCGGCcgctgctccccacccccgggCGGACCCCGGCGGACGGTCGCTCCAGCGCGCGGCTCCCGGGCAAGCGgcaggcagccccccagcactcacctgcCAGGATCGCCTTGCCGGG GTACTCTCCAACAACTGTAACCAGCCCTGCTAGATGCAAGTCAGCTCTCATGGAGTCCAGTGGTCTGTGCACCTTCATGTTGTTCTTTCCCATCAGCAAGTTTGAGGAGTCAGCCAGCAGATGGAATCTAATTCAGTACATGGGACAATTGACTG GGCTGGAGCCAGTCTCAGAGATGGACTGCATCACGGCTAGGAGAAACGGGCTCTTCACTCATCACTCCTCTCATCCAGCTGGGCACAGTAGTTTGTTTCTATGCAGCCAG GGGTTAATAAAGCTACCGGGGACCAAAACAGCAGCAGGATATCAGAGTGAGGACTCGGGGATCTCGAGTACTGAGTGGGAACTGAAAACTGCAAGGGCTGATTGA